GTGATGTGGTGGAGTTGGTGCAAGAGTTCGGATCCCCTCTCTACATCTTGGACGAGTGGACACTGCGGCGAGCCTGTCAGCTTTATCGAGATACCCTGGCTCAGTGCTACGGAGGCACCTCCCAGGTTTTGTATGCCACGAAAGCCTGGAATTGTTTGGCGATTTGTGCGTTGGCTTTGCAGGAAGGGTTGGGTTTGGATGTAGCCTCTGGCGGGGAGCTGTACACAGCTCTGCAGGCGGGAGCCAAGGGAGAGGATCTCTACCTACACGGCAATGCCAAGTCGGTGGAGGAGCTAAAAATGGCCCTTGAAGTGGGTTGCACCGTGGTTGTGGATAGCCTATTTGAGCTGGAGCAACTGGCAGCCCTGGCCACTCCAGAACAGCCGGCTCGGCTGCTACTGAGAATCAACCCCGGCATCGATGTGCATACCCACGAGTACATCCGCACCGGACAAACCGACAGCAAGTTTGGCATTGGGCAGTTTCAATTGCCGCAGGCCTTCGAGTTCTTAAGCCAGCATCTCCAGTTGCGTTGTGTTGGGTTCCATGCCCATATCGGATCCCAGATTTTTGATCTGCAGGGTCATCGGGATCTGGTGGGGGTATTGGCCCAAATCTGGCGGCAAGGGCTGCACAAAGGGTTGCCGTTGCAAGAACTGAATGTGGGCGGGGGCCTCGGGATCCGCTATGTGGAGTCGGATGATCCCCCCTCGATTCCAGCCTGGGTGGAAACCGTGGCTACCGCCGTTCAACAGGGGTTTGGATTGGCCGGGATCCCGTTGCCCAAGTTGCTCTGTGAGCCGGGACGGTCTCTGATTGGGCCAGCCGCCGTTACCGCCTACACCTTAGGGGGTCAAAAAGGGATCCCGGCCAGCGATGACCTACCGGAAGGACGCACCTATATCACCATCGACGGGGGTATGTCCGACAACCCGCGCCCCATGACCTATCAAGCCCGCTACACGGCGCGACTGGCCAATCGACCGGAAGCTGAACCTACCCAACTGGTGACGGTGGCCGGCAAGCACTGTGAATCAGGGGATGTGTTGCTGAGGGATATCCGCTTACCCGATCCGGTGGCAGGGGAGGTGTTGGTGGTGCTGGCCACAGGCGCCTACAACTACAGCATGGCCTC
The DNA window shown above is from Thermostichus vulcanus str. 'Rupite' and carries:
- the lysA gene encoding diaminopimelate decarboxylase; protein product: MVSTLSSSTQATPVVSPNQSLYPLTSRTNSQGHLEIGGCDVVELVQEFGSPLYILDEWTLRRACQLYRDTLAQCYGGTSQVLYATKAWNCLAICALALQEGLGLDVASGGELYTALQAGAKGEDLYLHGNAKSVEELKMALEVGCTVVVDSLFELEQLAALATPEQPARLLLRINPGIDVHTHEYIRTGQTDSKFGIGQFQLPQAFEFLSQHLQLRCVGFHAHIGSQIFDLQGHRDLVGVLAQIWRQGLHKGLPLQELNVGGGLGIRYVESDDPPSIPAWVETVATAVQQGFGLAGIPLPKLLCEPGRSLIGPAAVTAYTLGGQKGIPASDDLPEGRTYITIDGGMSDNPRPMTYQARYTARLANRPEAEPTQLVTVAGKHCESGDVLLRDIRLPDPVAGEVLVVLATGAYNYSMASNYNRYPRPAAVLVNEGQAQLILRRETYADLIRQDLLPERLLR